A part of Halobacillus shinanisalinarum genomic DNA contains:
- a CDS encoding DMT family transporter, translated as MKDMMIGIMASAFFAVTFILNRSMEVAGGSWFWSSSLRFFSMLPLLFLLVLFRKNVKPLWAEILRKPLQWMLWSFVGFVMFYAPLTYSAAYGPGWLIAGTWQLTIVAGTLLSVLFYETVQTKDGPIKVRKKIPLTSLMVSVFILVGIVILQIPNAQSLSGKEVLLGIGPVLVAAFAFPLGNRKMMEVCDGRIDTFQRVLGMTIVSMPFWMVISLIGFIKVGLPPTSQVSQSIIVGVSSGVIATTLLFFATNNVRHHPGKLAAVEATQSMQVIFVIVGEMLVLSIPAPSSMAIFGVAIIIIGMALHSYMSYRLNKVSENTAVRAS; from the coding sequence GTGAAAGACATGATGATTGGAATAATGGCATCTGCTTTTTTTGCAGTCACCTTTATTTTAAATCGTTCCATGGAGGTTGCTGGCGGTAGTTGGTTTTGGTCATCATCATTACGGTTTTTCTCTATGTTACCACTCTTATTTCTCCTTGTATTGTTTAGAAAAAATGTTAAGCCTTTATGGGCTGAAATTCTAAGAAAGCCTCTTCAATGGATGTTATGGAGTTTCGTTGGTTTCGTGATGTTTTATGCTCCGCTAACTTACTCTGCCGCTTATGGACCTGGTTGGCTAATTGCCGGGACATGGCAACTTACGATTGTGGCTGGAACGTTATTAAGCGTATTGTTCTACGAAACGGTGCAAACGAAGGATGGTCCAATTAAAGTTCGTAAAAAAATACCTCTTACATCTTTAATGGTATCTGTGTTCATTCTCGTCGGTATTGTCATCCTTCAAATTCCAAATGCTCAATCCTTATCTGGTAAAGAGGTTCTCTTGGGAATAGGGCCTGTTTTGGTTGCTGCCTTTGCCTTCCCCTTAGGGAACCGAAAAATGATGGAAGTATGCGACGGTAGAATTGATACTTTTCAACGAGTGTTGGGGATGACGATTGTGAGTATGCCATTTTGGATGGTTATTTCTTTAATTGGTTTTATTAAAGTTGGTCTTCCTCCAACTAGTCAAGTATCACAATCAATTATAGTTGGAGTTTCTTCGGGAGTCATTGCAACAACTTTGTTATTTTTTGCAACAAATAACGTACGCCATCATCCAGGGAAGCTTGCTGCCGTTGAAGCAACTCAATCGATGCAAGTCATTTTTGTTATTGTAGGGGAGATGTTGGTTTTATCCATACCTGCTCCTAGTAGTATGGCTATATTCGGAGTTGCGATCATCATCATAGGTATGGCTCTACACAGTTATATGAGCTATAGGTTGAATAAAGTAAGCGAGAATACGGCGGTTAGGGCATCTTGA
- a CDS encoding helix-turn-helix domain-containing protein, with translation MNDEKKLSQQVGSTLRKVRNNKGLSLQELADLSNVSKLTLGNIERGEANPSLSVIWKIANALSIPISSLLNESNEIVISRNHSGNKVLSHNEACLLEPMFDEKVYGPIEIHRAFLKASSEYSPGPHQQGVIEYVTVMEGCTTVTIEETSYELNTYDSIKFKADVKHSYLNKGTEEAVLHFVMTYTN, from the coding sequence ATGAATGATGAAAAAAAATTATCCCAACAAGTGGGATCGACATTAAGAAAAGTGCGTAATAATAAAGGGTTAAGTCTACAGGAACTAGCCGATCTTTCAAATGTTAGCAAACTTACTCTTGGTAACATTGAAAGGGGAGAAGCCAACCCGTCCTTATCAGTCATTTGGAAAATCGCCAATGCTTTGTCCATCCCTATATCTTCTTTACTAAACGAATCGAATGAGATTGTGATTTCCCGCAATCACTCCGGGAACAAAGTTTTAAGTCACAACGAAGCATGTTTACTTGAACCAATGTTCGATGAAAAAGTGTACGGCCCCATTGAAATTCACAGGGCATTTTTAAAAGCCAGCAGTGAATACTCACCTGGTCCCCATCAGCAGGGTGTCATTGAATATGTCACGGTAATGGAGGGATGTACTACAGTGACCATTGAGGAAACAAGCTACGAATTAAATACGTATGACTCTATAAAATTCAAGGCCGATGTAAAGCATTCCTACCTAAATAAAGGGACGGAAGAAGCCGTTTTACATTTTGTTATGACCTATACAAATTAA
- a CDS encoding acetolactate synthase large subunit, whose protein sequence is MKVAELFVKCLENEGVEYIFGVPGEENIDLMDALLDSKIEFIVTRHETSAAFMAGTYGKLTGKPGVCLATLGPGATNLLTGVANSNMDHCPLIAITGQAGMNRQHKTSHQYYDLVDIYAPVTKWNAQIKTGEIVPEVVRKAYQLASQEKQGATHIDLPEDIAGMEVDGEPLQITGHSLPQADEKVIEEATSLINKADYPIILAGNGIARGQATESLRQLVEKTQIPVVHSFMGKGTLSWKNELSLLTAGISGKDHITCGFKQADLIICIGFDMAETPPQNWNPEAATPILHIDTEEAEIDSHYPVALNVVGDIRENLNELINTIPNKERDLTWVASIRNQILSELEEYKQDTGFPIKPQKIISDLRDVLKDEDITISDVGAHKMWMARMYHTAEPDTCLISNGLASMGVAVPGAIGAKLASPERSVVAVCGDGAFQMTGAELETAVRLNLPIVILLWRDDGYGLIEWHQMKKFERASYISFGNPDFVQLAKSYGFDAMRMEKAEDLKPALEQAIAMNKPVLIDCPVDYKENMKLTEKLKDINC, encoded by the coding sequence ATGAAAGTTGCAGAACTGTTTGTAAAATGCCTTGAAAATGAAGGTGTTGAATACATTTTTGGCGTCCCTGGAGAAGAGAACATCGATCTTATGGATGCACTCCTTGACTCTAAAATCGAATTTATTGTCACACGCCATGAAACGAGTGCCGCGTTTATGGCAGGAACCTACGGAAAACTAACAGGAAAGCCTGGTGTTTGTCTTGCTACTCTGGGACCTGGAGCGACAAACCTATTAACAGGTGTGGCCAACTCCAATATGGACCATTGCCCTTTAATTGCGATCACCGGTCAGGCCGGCATGAACAGGCAGCATAAAACTTCTCATCAATACTATGATCTCGTAGACATTTATGCACCTGTAACCAAGTGGAATGCACAAATTAAAACGGGAGAAATCGTTCCCGAGGTGGTAAGGAAAGCTTACCAGCTGGCGAGTCAGGAAAAACAAGGGGCTACACATATTGATCTGCCTGAAGATATCGCCGGGATGGAAGTAGATGGAGAACCCCTTCAAATTACAGGTCACTCCCTCCCACAAGCGGATGAGAAAGTGATTGAAGAAGCGACCTCACTAATCAATAAAGCCGATTATCCGATTATCCTCGCCGGGAATGGGATCGCACGTGGACAGGCAACGGAAAGTTTGCGCCAGCTTGTAGAAAAGACGCAAATCCCGGTTGTCCATTCCTTTATGGGGAAAGGAACCCTCTCTTGGAAGAACGAATTAAGCTTGCTGACAGCTGGAATTAGCGGAAAGGATCATATAACATGCGGATTTAAACAGGCGGATTTAATTATTTGTATAGGATTTGATATGGCTGAAACACCTCCGCAAAATTGGAATCCAGAAGCAGCTACGCCTATTTTGCATATCGATACAGAGGAAGCTGAAATTGATTCCCATTATCCTGTCGCTTTGAATGTGGTTGGGGATATTAGAGAGAACTTAAATGAACTAATCAATACCATACCTAACAAAGAACGGGATCTAACTTGGGTTGCTTCAATAAGAAATCAAATTCTTTCTGAGTTAGAGGAATATAAGCAGGATACTGGGTTTCCAATCAAACCACAAAAAATCATTTCTGATCTTCGCGATGTTTTAAAAGACGAGGATATAACTATATCAGATGTCGGCGCTCATAAGATGTGGATGGCACGCATGTATCATACAGCCGAACCAGACACTTGTCTCATCTCAAATGGATTAGCCTCTATGGGGGTAGCTGTCCCCGGGGCAATTGGCGCTAAATTGGCTTCACCTGAACGTAGTGTCGTGGCCGTATGTGGTGATGGAGCTTTCCAAATGACAGGCGCAGAGCTTGAGACAGCCGTTCGCCTCAATCTTCCTATTGTTATTTTGCTGTGGAGGGATGATGGCTATGGGCTTATTGAGTGGCATCAGATGAAAAAGTTCGAACGTGCTTCCTATATTAGCTTTGGTAACCCAGATTTTGTACAACTGGCCAAGTCTTACGGTTTTGATGCGATGAGAATGGAGAAAGCAGAAGACCTAAAACCAGCCTTGGAACAAGCCATAGCTATGAACAAACCTGTATTAATTGATTGCCCTGTGGATTACAAGGAAAATATGAAATTAACCGAGAAACTCAAGGATATTAACTGTTAG
- a CDS encoding aldehyde dehydrogenase family protein, with translation MRIGSIINGKEYNEEQRETLTVYNPYNQEKIADIVLANVEDLNKAIEQSFDTFHSTMKTMPAYQRANILLKTANLLEDRKESFAETIAKEAGKPLKYSRGEVDRAVQVLRFASERAKHIYSEVIPLDAAVGGENRLGFTKRIPLGVVAAITPFNFPLNLSLHKLAPAIAAGNTVLFKPAEKTPISAYMLVQLFHEAGLPTGALNLIMGKGEEVGDPLVQHEKVHKVTFTGSLPVGKNIREKAGFKKVTLELGSNSPNILFEDADMEQAVEDLVKGAFAFSGQVCISAQRIYVHHSLYDSFLKEYVSQTEALTIGNPTNESTDFGPMINKDAAERAKTWIDDAVSKGAKIATGGKLDGTMLTPTIMTEVKNDMKIIAEEVFAPIVSIIPFETEEEVVKLSNDSIYGLQAGVFTKDINRALRVANELEMGGVWINEISTYRQDNHPYGGVKQSGIGREGVKYAIDDMTELKFIGINLNEKRL, from the coding sequence ATGAGAATTGGATCAATTATAAATGGTAAGGAATACAATGAGGAACAACGTGAAACATTAACTGTCTATAATCCCTATAACCAAGAAAAAATAGCTGATATTGTTTTGGCAAATGTCGAAGATTTAAATAAAGCCATTGAACAAAGCTTCGACACCTTTCACAGTACAATGAAAACGATGCCCGCATATCAACGAGCGAATATATTACTCAAAACGGCGAACCTTCTTGAAGACAGAAAAGAATCATTTGCAGAAACGATAGCAAAAGAAGCAGGAAAGCCGCTAAAATATAGCCGCGGTGAAGTGGACCGTGCTGTACAAGTGCTCCGTTTCGCATCGGAAAGAGCCAAACATATCTATAGTGAGGTCATTCCGCTAGATGCTGCAGTTGGAGGAGAGAATCGTTTGGGATTTACAAAACGGATTCCTCTAGGTGTTGTAGCTGCAATCACACCGTTTAATTTTCCACTCAACCTGTCGCTTCACAAACTTGCGCCTGCAATAGCTGCAGGCAATACAGTATTGTTTAAACCAGCAGAAAAAACACCCATTTCTGCTTACATGCTTGTCCAACTTTTTCATGAGGCTGGTCTCCCAACAGGAGCTTTGAATCTGATCATGGGCAAAGGCGAAGAAGTCGGTGACCCGCTGGTTCAGCATGAAAAAGTTCATAAGGTTACCTTTACTGGTAGTTTACCTGTTGGGAAAAATATCAGAGAAAAGGCCGGATTTAAGAAAGTTACGTTAGAGTTAGGGTCAAACTCTCCGAATATTTTATTTGAAGATGCTGACATGGAGCAGGCAGTCGAGGATTTAGTCAAGGGTGCCTTCGCCTTTTCGGGTCAAGTATGTATTTCAGCCCAGCGAATTTATGTTCATCATTCCCTATACGACTCATTTCTTAAGGAATACGTCAGCCAAACGGAAGCTCTAACGATCGGCAATCCGACTAATGAAAGCACTGATTTCGGCCCAATGATCAACAAGGATGCTGCTGAAAGGGCTAAAACATGGATCGACGATGCCGTCTCAAAAGGAGCCAAAATTGCAACTGGCGGTAAATTAGACGGAACCATGTTGACACCCACTATCATGACTGAGGTAAAAAATGACATGAAAATCATAGCAGAAGAAGTATTTGCCCCGATTGTGTCAATCATTCCTTTTGAAACAGAAGAAGAAGTCGTCAAGCTTTCAAATGATTCGATTTACGGCTTACAAGCAGGAGTGTTTACCAAGGATATTAACCGGGCTCTTCGAGTGGCTAACGAACTTGAAATGGGCGGTGTATGGATTAATGAAATCTCTACCTACCGACAAGACAACCATCCTTATGGCGGTGTAAAACAAAGTGGAATCGGCCGTGAAGGTGTAAAATACGCCATTGATGACATGACAGAACTGAAGTTTATCGGAATTAACCTTAACGAAAAAAGACTGTGA
- a CDS encoding Glu/Leu/Phe/Val family dehydrogenase, with translation MSSEKINKDKAESDITTQDHNPYDIVKGLIKESVTTLGLHENIYQVLKKPMRMLEVSLPVRMDDGTIQNFTGYRSQHIDILGPTKGGIRFHPKVNIDEVKALSIWMSLKAAILDIPFGGGKGGVIVDPEKLSVRELETLSRTYIRKITPIIGPQKDIPAPDVNTSPEVMGWMIDEFDQLRGYNIPGMITGKPVIIGGSLGRLEATGRGVVFTIREAAKVLEMDLSKSTAALQGFGNVGSMTAKFLHELGVKIVAITDAKGGIYNEEGIDITKLLEFVKDGKNYASKFSDANSITNEKMFELPVDILIPAAIENQVTKENAPNIQAKILAEAANGPTTPGGDKILEEKGIFVIPDILCNAGGVTVSYFEWVQNTMNYYWKEEEVNKKLEEHMLFGFDKVLEMKKDKECRMRDAAYMVGINHLVKAMEARGWIKGSDMEKHNNDMK, from the coding sequence ATGTCAAGTGAAAAGATCAATAAAGACAAGGCCGAATCAGATATAACGACACAGGATCATAATCCTTATGATATCGTGAAAGGGTTAATCAAGGAGTCTGTGACGACTCTTGGTCTGCACGAAAATATTTACCAGGTACTTAAGAAACCGATGAGAATGCTTGAGGTATCGCTTCCGGTTCGTATGGATGACGGGACGATTCAAAATTTTACTGGATATCGTTCTCAGCATATTGACATTCTTGGGCCAACCAAGGGAGGAATTCGTTTCCATCCGAAAGTTAACATCGATGAGGTAAAGGCTCTTTCTATATGGATGTCTTTAAAAGCTGCGATTCTCGATATTCCTTTTGGCGGCGGTAAAGGTGGAGTCATCGTTGATCCTGAGAAACTATCTGTAAGAGAACTTGAGACATTAAGTCGTACGTATATCAGAAAGATCACACCGATCATTGGTCCACAAAAGGATATCCCGGCTCCAGATGTCAATACGAGCCCAGAAGTAATGGGGTGGATGATTGATGAGTTTGATCAACTTCGTGGTTACAATATTCCCGGTATGATTACAGGGAAACCCGTTATTATTGGAGGTTCATTAGGCCGTCTCGAAGCTACAGGGCGTGGAGTCGTCTTTACGATCCGTGAAGCAGCCAAGGTTTTGGAAATGGATTTAAGCAAGTCTACAGCAGCCTTGCAAGGATTTGGCAATGTGGGAAGTATGACAGCTAAATTTTTACATGAATTAGGGGTTAAGATTGTCGCTATTACAGATGCAAAAGGCGGGATATATAATGAGGAAGGGATAGATATCACTAAACTGCTTGAATTCGTGAAAGATGGTAAAAACTATGCGTCTAAATTTTCCGATGCGAATTCTATCACGAACGAGAAAATGTTTGAACTTCCCGTAGATATTCTCATTCCAGCAGCCATTGAAAATCAGGTAACAAAAGAGAATGCCCCAAATATACAAGCGAAAATCTTAGCTGAGGCAGCAAATGGTCCAACCACACCTGGGGGAGATAAGATTCTTGAGGAAAAAGGCATTTTTGTTATTCCAGATATTCTTTGTAATGCCGGCGGTGTAACCGTCTCCTACTTCGAATGGGTGCAAAATACGATGAACTACTACTGGAAAGAAGAAGAAGTGAACAAGAAGCTTGAGGAGCATATGTTGTTTGGTTTTGATAAAGTATTGGAAATGAAAAAGGACAAGGAATGCCGCATGAGGGATGCAGCTTATATGGTAGGGATTAATCACCTCGTCAAAGCAATGGAAGCACGCGGCTGGATTAAAGGCTCCGATATGGAAAAGCATAACAATGATATGAAATAA
- a CDS encoding DNA polymerase IV, with the protein MLKWYPKNGRVIFHVDMNSFYASVEMAFNPSLKGKPLAIAGNPEERRGIVVTSSYEARKYGVKTTMPVGEAKRLCKDLIVMSPTFERYRAASKEMFKILADVTDIVQPVSIDEGYMDITACHEQGSPPEIAERIQSRIKEELDLPCSIGIAPNKFLAKMASDMKKPMGITILRKRDLQHKLWPLPIEEMYGVGEKTAFKLRKLRVETIGDLAGHPVLDLKRVLGINGERLQNRANGIDEKPVDPEAVHEFKSIGTSTTLPHDTTDEAEVRQVLRKLAAKVEARMKNKDVLAQNVQLMIRYHDRKTVTRSRQLSDFIGTADDLFQAAFQQFDEHWNQQPIRLLGITAQDLAEKNELTQQLDLFNYQQYAEKEKLYHMIDTLTEKYGQNPFQKLKNPSDAKITTSFQKDFLDDYKNK; encoded by the coding sequence ATGTTGAAGTGGTATCCAAAAAACGGTCGGGTTATTTTTCACGTAGACATGAACAGTTTCTATGCATCAGTAGAAATGGCCTTTAACCCATCTTTAAAGGGCAAACCGCTAGCGATTGCGGGAAATCCTGAAGAAAGGCGTGGTATTGTCGTTACAAGCAGCTATGAAGCTCGGAAATATGGTGTGAAGACGACGATGCCTGTTGGTGAAGCTAAACGCCTCTGCAAGGATTTAATTGTCATGTCACCAACCTTTGAACGATATCGCGCTGCATCGAAAGAAATGTTTAAAATCCTCGCAGATGTTACTGATATTGTCCAGCCTGTTTCGATTGACGAAGGCTACATGGATATCACCGCATGCCATGAGCAGGGTTCACCTCCGGAGATTGCGGAGCGGATCCAGTCTCGTATCAAAGAGGAACTGGACTTACCGTGCAGTATAGGGATCGCACCAAATAAATTTTTGGCCAAGATGGCGTCAGATATGAAAAAGCCAATGGGCATTACCATTTTGCGTAAACGGGACTTGCAGCATAAATTATGGCCGCTCCCTATAGAGGAAATGTACGGGGTGGGTGAAAAAACAGCTTTCAAGTTAAGAAAACTCCGAGTGGAAACCATTGGTGATCTAGCTGGACACCCTGTCTTAGATCTTAAACGTGTGCTCGGTATTAATGGCGAACGTTTACAGAATAGAGCAAATGGAATCGATGAAAAACCCGTTGATCCAGAAGCCGTTCATGAATTCAAAAGCATTGGCACATCGACAACGCTTCCCCATGATACAACTGATGAGGCGGAAGTCCGGCAAGTACTTAGAAAACTTGCGGCAAAAGTAGAAGCACGCATGAAGAATAAAGATGTCCTTGCCCAAAATGTTCAACTCATGATTCGCTATCATGACCGTAAAACAGTGACCAGAAGCCGGCAGCTTTCCGATTTTATTGGAACAGCTGATGATCTGTTTCAAGCTGCCTTTCAGCAATTTGATGAGCATTGGAATCAACAACCTATTCGACTGCTTGGCATAACGGCCCAAGATCTAGCCGAAAAAAACGAACTAACTCAGCAACTCGATTTATTTAACTATCAACAGTATGCAGAAAAGGAAAAGCTCTATCATATGATCGACACACTAACTGAAAAGTATGGTCAAAACCCGTTTCAGAAGCTGAAAAACCCATCTGATGCTAAGATTACCACGAGTTTTCAGAAAGATTTTCTGGATGATTATAAAAATAAGTAG
- a CDS encoding M20/M25/M40 family metallo-hydrolase, with the protein MVAVNKDRLIEEFLELVQVDSETKDEAKIAEVLIKKFKELGLDVIEDDAKDKTGHGAGNLICNMKGTKEGVDTIYFTSHMDTVVPGINVKPSIKDDYIVTDGTTILGADDKAGLAAILEAIRSIKEQNVEHGDLQFIITVGEESGLVGAKALDSAHLKAKYGYAIDSNGQVGNIIIAAPTQAKINATVKGRTAHAGLAPEKGVSAITLASKAIARMPLGRIDDETTANIGRFEGGKQTNIVCDHVEILAEARSLVPEKMNEQVEKMKQAFIEAAGEMAGEVELQVDIMYPGFKQQAGDHVVEVARAAAKKIGRESELLTSGGGSDANVIAGHDIPTVNLAVGYEEIHTTNERMPVGELVKIAELVTAIIEEAAGQ; encoded by the coding sequence ATGGTAGCTGTTAATAAAGACCGTTTAATCGAAGAATTTCTGGAACTGGTTCAAGTGGATTCTGAAACAAAGGATGAAGCAAAGATTGCCGAGGTATTGATAAAGAAATTCAAGGAGCTTGGTCTTGACGTCATCGAAGACGATGCTAAAGATAAAACCGGACACGGTGCCGGGAATCTCATTTGTAATATGAAAGGAACAAAAGAAGGAGTCGACACGATTTACTTCACATCTCATATGGATACAGTTGTACCGGGTATCAATGTAAAACCATCCATTAAAGATGATTACATCGTGACAGACGGGACAACCATTCTCGGAGCGGATGATAAAGCAGGTCTTGCTGCCATCTTAGAAGCGATCCGTTCCATTAAGGAACAAAACGTTGAGCATGGCGACCTTCAATTTATCATCACTGTTGGAGAAGAAAGCGGGCTCGTTGGTGCCAAGGCGCTAGACAGTGCTCATTTGAAAGCGAAATATGGTTATGCCATTGATAGTAATGGACAGGTAGGTAATATTATTATCGCTGCACCAACACAAGCGAAAATCAACGCCACTGTCAAAGGTCGTACCGCTCACGCTGGCCTTGCACCTGAGAAAGGGGTGTCTGCCATTACGCTTGCTTCTAAGGCAATTGCAAGGATGCCTCTTGGACGCATTGATGATGAAACAACAGCAAATATTGGTCGCTTCGAAGGTGGAAAGCAAACGAACATCGTATGCGACCATGTCGAAATTTTAGCTGAGGCACGTTCACTCGTTCCTGAAAAGATGAACGAACAAGTCGAAAAAATGAAACAGGCCTTTATTGAAGCTGCTGGTGAGATGGCCGGCGAAGTCGAACTTCAAGTCGATATTATGTATCCAGGTTTTAAACAACAAGCAGGCGACCATGTTGTTGAAGTTGCTAGAGCAGCAGCGAAGAAGATTGGCCGTGAAAGTGAATTGTTAACAAGTGGGGGAGGCAGTGATGCAAACGTCATCGCTGGTCATGATATTCCAACTGTAAACCTTGCCGTAGGATACGAAGAGATTCATACAACAAATGAACGCATGCCTGTGGGAGAGCTTGTGAAAATTGCGGAGCTTGTTACAGCAATTATCGAGGAAGCTGCAGGTCAATAA
- a CDS encoding acyl-CoA carboxylase subunit beta — MDIYDKINELYDKRRQSELGGGDKRIHKQHEKGKWTARERIDYLVDENSFIELNPFIEQRQSDFGMNGNEAHGEGVVTGFGKIAGRDIYLFAQDFTVYGGALGEMHAKKIAAVMDLAVKNGTPFIGLNDSGGARIQEGVSSLDGYGQVFYRNSIYSGVIPQISVIMGPCAGGAVYSPAITDFVIMVEETSQMFITGPKVIETVTGEQISAEDLGGADVHNTLSGNAHIKTKDEASALDAVKDLVKYLPANNKEKPQRVEVTDEKDDYRPDLTDKIPFDPVRPYDVRVIIEEVVDKHSFFEIHKDFAKNIVVGFARLQGQTVGLVCNQPKYMAGGLDIDSSDKAARFIRFCDSFNIPLITFEDVTGFFPGIKQEHGGIIRHGAKILYAYSEATVPKLTVITRKAYGGAYVALNSKSIGADLVYAWPNAEIAVMGPEGAANIIFAKDIKESENPEETRQNKINEYRERFANPYVAAGLGMVDDVIDPRETRITLINALDMLKNKQEERPYKKHGNMPL; from the coding sequence ATGGATATTTATGATAAAATTAACGAGCTTTATGATAAAAGAAGACAGTCCGAACTAGGTGGCGGCGACAAGCGAATTCATAAACAACATGAAAAAGGCAAGTGGACGGCTCGAGAACGAATTGACTATTTAGTTGATGAGAATAGTTTTATTGAACTCAACCCGTTTATCGAACAGCGTCAAAGTGATTTTGGCATGAATGGGAACGAGGCCCACGGAGAAGGAGTTGTAACCGGATTTGGTAAGATCGCTGGACGGGATATCTATTTATTCGCGCAAGATTTCACCGTATATGGCGGAGCTCTTGGAGAAATGCATGCCAAGAAAATTGCTGCGGTGATGGATCTAGCTGTGAAAAATGGCACGCCATTCATTGGTCTTAACGACTCTGGCGGTGCCCGCATTCAAGAAGGGGTGTCCTCCCTTGATGGTTATGGTCAAGTCTTTTACCGTAATTCGATCTACTCTGGCGTAATCCCGCAAATTTCTGTCATTATGGGTCCATGTGCCGGCGGGGCCGTTTACTCCCCGGCAATCACCGACTTTGTCATTATGGTTGAAGAAACGTCGCAAATGTTTATCACAGGGCCTAAGGTAATTGAAACGGTTACGGGGGAACAGATTTCTGCTGAGGATTTGGGAGGGGCAGACGTACATAATACGTTGAGCGGGAATGCCCATATTAAAACCAAAGACGAAGCTTCAGCCCTAGATGCTGTAAAAGATTTAGTAAAATACTTGCCTGCTAATAACAAAGAAAAACCGCAGCGTGTCGAGGTGACTGACGAGAAAGACGATTACCGTCCGGATTTAACAGATAAAATCCCATTTGACCCAGTTAGACCGTATGATGTACGTGTAATTATTGAGGAAGTGGTCGACAAACATTCTTTCTTTGAGATCCACAAAGACTTTGCCAAAAACATTGTCGTAGGTTTCGCGCGTCTACAAGGCCAAACAGTCGGGCTTGTTTGTAACCAACCTAAATATATGGCTGGCGGCTTAGACATTGATTCAAGTGATAAAGCCGCACGTTTTATCCGTTTTTGTGATTCTTTCAATATTCCACTTATCACGTTTGAAGATGTGACTGGTTTCTTCCCTGGCATTAAGCAAGAACATGGAGGGATCATTCGTCATGGTGCAAAAATTTTATATGCTTATTCGGAGGCAACTGTCCCAAAGCTGACCGTTATCACGCGTAAGGCTTATGGCGGGGCGTATGTGGCTCTTAATAGTAAATCGATTGGCGCAGATTTGGTTTATGCTTGGCCAAATGCTGAAATTGCTGTTATGGGACCAGAGGGCGCTGCAAATATTATTTTCGCAAAAGATATCAAAGAAAGCGAGAATCCTGAAGAAACAAGGCAAAATAAAATTAATGAATACCGTGAACGTTTTGCGAATCCCTATGTAGCTGCCGGGCTCGGGATGGTTGACGATGTGATTGATCCAAGGGAAACAAGGATTACCCTTATAAACGCACTTGATATGCTGAAAAATAAACAGGAAGAACGCCCCTATAAAAAACATGGCAATATGCCTCTCTAA
- the mce gene encoding methylmalonyl-CoA epimerase, whose product MKPIRVLIAKPGLDGHDRGALIIAQALRDHGMEVIYTGLRQSPIQIARAAVQEDVDVVGLSSLSGAHNSLFPKVVAALEKEGASDIPVIGGGVIPAEDIPHLEEKGVKKIFTSGALTDATAIYIKQLMNQETRTAPKKVSHIGIAVENIEQSLAFYQHTLGLEVEAVEEVASEQVRVAFLPIGDTRIELLEPLSDDSSIRKFIMKKGEGIHHIALEVDDIAKRLEQYQAEGVPLIHTEPKQGAHNSQIAFLHPKAAGSVLYELTEPKGEQ is encoded by the coding sequence ATGAAGCCAATACGTGTTCTGATCGCTAAACCAGGCCTCGATGGTCACGACAGAGGAGCGCTTATTATTGCTCAAGCGTTAAGAGACCATGGGATGGAAGTTATTTATACAGGATTAAGACAATCACCCATTCAAATTGCCCGTGCAGCCGTGCAGGAAGACGTGGATGTCGTTGGCCTTTCCTCGTTATCAGGGGCGCACAATTCACTTTTTCCTAAAGTCGTAGCTGCTTTAGAAAAGGAGGGGGCTTCAGATATACCGGTTATTGGTGGAGGAGTCATCCCGGCTGAAGATATCCCGCACTTAGAAGAGAAAGGTGTGAAGAAAATTTTCACAAGCGGGGCTCTTACTGATGCAACGGCAATCTATATCAAACAATTAATGAATCAAGAAACGAGAACCGCTCCAAAGAAAGTGTCCCATATTGGAATCGCTGTTGAGAACATCGAACAATCGTTAGCTTTTTATCAACATACGCTGGGCCTTGAAGTGGAGGCAGTTGAAGAAGTAGCCTCCGAACAAGTAAGGGTAGCTTTTCTTCCTATCGGTGACACCCGAATTGAACTGCTTGAACCGTTAAGTGATGACTCTTCTATTCGTAAATTTATAATGAAAAAAGGGGAAGGGATTCACCATATCGCCCTTGAGGTCGATGATATTGCTAAAAGGCTTGAACAGTATCAGGCAGAGGGTGTACCGCTGATTCATACAGAACCAAAACAGGGTGCTCATAATAGTCAGATTGCATTCTTGCATCCAAAGGCTGCAGGTAGTGTCCTCTATGAATTAACTGAACCAAAGGGGGAGCAGTAA